In the genome of Arachis stenosperma cultivar V10309 chromosome 2, arast.V10309.gnm1.PFL2, whole genome shotgun sequence, the window GTCTCGAAGCACATAAGATACTTTAAATGCAGTACATATGCTAATTGAAGTAACACGTTCTCTTTAGACTTGAGTCCACCTATTCACTAATTCCAAAATTACGAAATTTATGagcaattttattttattataagaacTTAAAAATTGAAGCAAGAGCCACAAACAGATGCGAACATTATATTGAAATTTAGAAGAattccaaaattaatttctgaACTTCAGTACTACAAGGCACAAACCTGTATACATCTCTTGTTCGATCCATTTCTTCAGCATCAAGCTCTTCGTAGAGTGTATAATTAATCCTAAGTAACATAGATGAATGGAAAATATTAGGGGGCAAATGAAAAAAGTGAAAATCCCGAATAAAAACATATTAAGGAATAAAGTTATTCGAATCAAACAAACCACAAATAGATGTATCGCTGCCAGAATCGCTTCTCCTTTGCAGGAGGAACATTGGCTATAGCTCTCTCATACACTTCTCTGATCCTTTCCTTATTGCCCACACTCTTCAATCATATATAGTCAAACCATGAATCATAATTCAACGGATTTTTCCTCACTTCATCCTCACACTGAAACCTCCTTTTGCCAACAATAGCATCCTCAATCCTTTCCCTGTCACCATACTGCCGACCAGGTCTCCTCCCAGTGACAGGCGGAACCCGACCCATAACAAGTAGACATGTGTCCCTGCCAGAAcattggcgcccaccgtggggccaAGCGCCTCACTTAGCTTTTCGATCATCTTTTCGAGCTAACAACACTATATTGGCCCCATATTTcccctcttttctttttcaggaACCATGACGGATCGCTCGGCAACACCCTCGACCAATCTAAACAATGCCGACCTGTTGACTGCAAACGCCACCTTGTTAGCGGAAAACCAACGGATGGCTGAGCTTCTGGAGGCCCTACAAAATAACGACGAGCACAAGGCCAATAAGAAAGCGAACACTGACCAACACGAGGAACATCAGTCAGAGTCGAACGCGAAGACGGGAGAAACCAATTCTAAAACGACGAGACGAAGAACAAACCCCTTTTCAGCAGAAATAATGGGCAAAATGCCCACGGGCTTTACACTCCCAATGACTTTAACGCCGTACAATGGGATCGGAGATCCTAAAATCCATGTTACAAAATTTGAATCAATGATGTTTCTCAATAGTGACTCCGATCCCATCTTGTGTCGGTCATTCCCTACTTTTTTAGATGGAGCCGCTTTGTTATGGTTTTCTAACTTACCTGCAGGATCAATAACGAACTTTGACGAGTTCGCTAAACTATTCATAAATCATTTTGCAGCATCTAAAATTTACGCACGAGACTCGGACTATCTCAGCACGATCAAACAAGGGCAACACGAAAGCCtaaaggagtatatgatgcgGTTCACAGAAGCGGCCATGCAAATCCCCGACCTTAGCCCCGAAGTACAGCTGCACGCAATCAAAAGTGGTCTCCGCCCTGGGAAGTtccaagaggccatagcagtagCAAAATCAAAAACACTGGAAGAATTCCGAGAAGAAGCTCAGGGtcagattgaaattgaagagCTAAGGGAAGCACGAAAGAGCGAGAAGCCAaccaaaaaagaagaagaaaggccTCATCGGCCCTCAAACAAAGACATCAGAAAACCATTCAAATTAACACCAAAATTTGACACATATACAAAATTCAACACAAGGAGAGAAGACTTAATCAAAGAAATCATGCACAACAAATTGATCAAACCACCAGTCCGGGCAGGATCATACCAAGACCAGAAATATGTGGATAAAAGCAAACACTGTGCCTTTCACCAATAGTTCGGTCACACAACAGATGAGTGCATCGTGGCAAAAGATCTGCTAGagaggtgatgagcggataatttgtacgctttttggcattgtttttagtatgtttttagtagttttagttgagttcttagtatatttttattagtttttagttaaaattcacttttctggactttactatgagtttgtgtgtttttctgtgatttcaggtattttctggctgaaattgagggacctgagcaaaaatctgattcagagactgaaaaggactgcagatgctgttggattctgacctccctgcactcgaagtggattttctggagctacagaagcccaattggcgcgctctcaacggcgttggaaagtagacatcctgggctttccagaaatatatgatagtccatactttgcccaagatttgatggcccaaaccggcgttcaaagtcacctacagaaattccagcgttaaacgccggaactggcacctgattgggagttaaacgcccaaactggcataaaagctggcgtttaactccaagagaagtctctacacgaaaatgcttcattgctcagcccaagcacacaccaagtgggcccggaagtggatttttatgtcatttactcatctttgtacaccttaggctactagttttctataagtaggaccttttactattgtattagggagaTCTTCGGATCgatagagagtcttttgatcatgttttgatgattgaactcactctgggaggctggccattcggccatgcctagaccttgttcttatgtattttcaacggtggagtttctacacaccatag includes:
- the LOC130963443 gene encoding uncharacterized protein LOC130963443; translated protein: MTDRSATPSTNLNNADLLTANATLLAENQRMAELLEALQNNDEHKANKKANTDQHEEHQSESNAKTGETNSKTTRRRTNPFSAEIMGKMPTGFTLPMTLTPYNGIGDPKIHVTKFESMMFLNSDSDPILCRSFPTFLDGAALLWFSNLPAGSITNFDEFAKLFINHFAASKIYARDSDYLSTIKQGQHESLKEYMMRFTEAAMQIPDLSPEVQLHAIKSGLRPGKFQEAIAVAKSKTLEEFREEAQGQIEIEELREARKSEKPTKKEEERPHRPSNKDIRKPFKLTPKFDTYTKFNTRREDLIKEIMHNKLIKPPVRAGSYQDQKYVDKSKHCAFHQ